From Cheilinus undulatus linkage group 15, ASM1832078v1, whole genome shotgun sequence:
GAGTACAATgctgtgtgtgcttgtgttggGTTTGCTCAGTTTTGTTTCGGATTCTTCTGCTACATGATCACCTGGAACAACCCGGCAGGTCCAACTCTTGTTATGGAGAGTGTGTTGTTGTCATTAATCATATAGCAGGGGTTTTAGATCTAGTATTTACCTTTATCTTGCCAATCACTGTCATCATATTCTTATATATGAGGTTGTTTCTGGTGGCTGTGTCTCAGGCCCGTGCCATACGATCTCACATTGCAGCAATCACAGTCCATCAGAGAACTGTAACGGTaaagaaaactgaaatgaaaGCAGCCAGGACTCTTGGTATTGTTGTagttgtgtttctgttttgtttctgtccGTATTATTACCCCACTCTGGCAGGGGAAGACACTTCAGTCGACGCTTCATCTGCCTCTGCAGAGATCTGGTTGGCACATTTTAACTCCTGTATGAACCCTGTCATCTATGCTTTTTTCTATCCGTGGTTCAGAAAATCTATTAGACTCATTCTGACTCTTCAGATACTGAAGCCTGGCTCGTGTGATGCTAAAATATTACAgtgacatgcagtaaagggttaaactgTCTTAATGAAAAGGAACATGTCCTAATTTGCATCCTTTGCATGGTAAAATCTGTTAACATATCTTATACTAGGTCTGTGAATATGCCCTTTGTTCTAAGATATGCCATATGTATGGAGTATTCTTTTGTTGTACTATCAGGTAGTGTTGATGTCATTTTCCGGAAACATAATGAAATTATGCTGCTGGCTGTTCATAAAGGGCCAATTTGGCACTTATACCAAGTGGATTTGAGATATAgctgactttttttgttgtttttttttttgttttttaaggaaGAAAGCATCAAAATACATGTCATATTTTTCCATTCAGCTAAAAAGCATCAGGATTTTTTGGCCTGTATCACCCAGCCCTAAAACTATCTGGCTATTCTGTTTTGCTCTGCCAAGAAACTGCAAAAGAATAATAGCCTCAAACTCTGCTGCAAAACTTGAAATGTTAATGGTTATTGATGTTCTCTTTACAAACAAAACTCCTGTTCTTTATTCAACGATGTGAACATGGCAAGTTTGTGAGATTTTCTACAAATAAAGCATGGCTGGTACCTTTCAGTTCATTTTATTCCATACGTTAGATTAATTAAAATATTCAATGTAAATACCCACATGCCCTGCTAGGATGAAGACAGGCAAAATGTCCTTTCAAATGTCTGGAAAGCATATATTTgccatgaaaagaaaaagaaaatccataTATCTACAATTGTCTTTGATTACTAGTACATGTTAGCAAGAAATCAGAGACAAAACTGGCTTTGATTGTTGTCTTATGTATGCataattaaatacatttgtatAAAGGTAGATATCTAAGTAAAAGCTGATTAATTTATGCATTGCTACTTTGAAATGCATGCTgaaagttttatatttgttcCTCTAGTTAAACTGAAAGTAAATGTAATTGTTTAACTGAGAATATTCCACAGTTTGAAACAATTTGGCCCTCTTgcagtgagaataaaaatgatgtaGCCCACTCAGTCACCACAGTTTCCCAATCCTGGCTTCTATTTCACATTCTATTAGTATGTCCAGTTACTATAATCACAGCTCTACTGCAGCTTATTAACTGATAAATATTTGAGAAGATTACAAGTTACCAACACTTTACTTCAAATTCACGACTTTAACCACAAATTTGTGCACATAGATGCAATACCAGGAGTTGGCCAGCAGATGTCATTAAGTCACTATCATAAGCTTTATAGCTTATAGTGAGAAACTATTTTTACAAAAGAAGGTTTTTTCTTCAACTAGTCATGATgaaccagaaaaaaacatttttaattctataATTCTCAAAGAATCAGTGTGTAATATTTGGAATTTCTAACATCTAATTGTCAGATTCTAGATTGCGATGCCTATTTCTCTGTCATCAGTTTAAAACAACCTGTCTGTTATTTGGTCCCTTCTGTGGTATTGTTGAAA
This genomic window contains:
- the LOC121522209 gene encoding trace amine-associated receptor 1-like, which encodes MQGTGRDGQEGVIWKRDTRQLHTPTNLLLLSLAVSDLLVGLILMPVEIIYIEACWFLGDFLCTVYYVMDYIITSASVANMVLISIDRYIAICDPFHYTTRVTKGRVQCCVCLCWVCSVLFRILLLHDHLEQPGRSNSCYGECVVVINHIAGVLDLVFTFILPITVIIFLYMRLFLVAVSQARAIRSHIAAITVHQRTVTVKKTEMKAARTLGIVVVVFLFCFCPYYYPTLAGEDTSVDASSASAEIWLAHFNSCMNPVIYAFFYPWFRKSIRLILTLQILKPGSCDAKILQ